The Rubrobacter calidifluminis region CTACGACCTCGGGAGCCTGAAGAAGGGTGACAGGATCTACCTGACCGACTCGGGCGGCACCCGCTACACCTACAGGGTCTACCGAAAGTTCACCGTCTCACCGACGAACCTGGGCGTCACGCGGGCGATCCCGGGCAGAAACATAGTCACCCTGCAGACCTGTACCCTTCCGGACTACTCGCACCGTCTGATCGTGCAGGGGAAGCTCGTCTCGGTGAAGGAGGGGCGGGGAGCGTCTCCTAGCCCCTCCTCGCGAACTGCTGCGCCTTGAAGCGCTGTCCGGTTATCCCGGCGGATTCCTCGGAGGCCAGATAGAGGAAGACGGCGGTGTTCTCCTCCGGGGTGATGAGGGTCATCGGATCCTCCTCCGGGTAGGCCGCGGCGCGCATCTCCGTGCGCATCCCTCCGGGGTCCACGGAGTTGACGCGTATCCCCCTGTCCGCGAGTTCTCCGGCGAGGATCTGGGTGAGCCCCTCGAGGCCGAACTTGCTCACCGAGTAGGCCCCCCACTCGGGCCGGCCTTCGATGCTCACCCCGCTCACCACGTTGATGATCGAAGCACCCCCGGAGAGGTGCGGGATCGCGGCCTTGCACAGCAGGAACGGACCGGTCAGGTTGACGTCGAGCACCCGCCGCCACTCCTCTTCCGGGTAGTCTTCTATCCGTACCCGCGGACCGAGGATGCCGGCGTTGTTGACGAGCACGTCTATCCTCCCGAAACGCCCGATTGCCGCGTCCACGAGCCGACGCGCCCCCTCGGCGGTGGAGACGTCC contains the following coding sequences:
- a CDS encoding SDR family NAD(P)-dependent oxidoreductase, with amino-acid sequence MLEGKAAIVTGASRGLGRALALAFAREGASLVLNSRGEEGLRAVAEETGRLGAGVESVAADVSTAEGARRLVDAAIGRFGRIDVLVNNAGILGPRVRIEDYPEEEWRRVLDVNLTGPFLLCKAAIPHLSGGASIINVVSGVSIEGRPEWGAYSVSKFGLEGLTQILAGELADRGIRVNSVDPGGMRTEMRAAAYPEEDPMTLITPEENTAVFLYLASEESAGITGQRFKAQQFARRG